The region taaaaatttaattatgtccttgaACTTAATGTTTATACAAATTTGTCCAATAATCCTTGAATTTGCATCTTCTCTCTATTTTGGAgcataatagggtacaattagaTCTTGAATTTCCTCAAAAAAAATGCAGCTTTATTCTTCGGCCTACTTTCTCCACGTTGccagcttttattttatttttttatttttattttaaaagaaagtaaatttttggggaataacccagaattgggttatgacattcACCAAGGAATCTGAAATTCCATGTCCACTTCTAATGTATATACAGCATGCTGGTCACCAGTAATTCAGAATAGCAGATCACTCTTACACAGACTTAAAAAAGCATGGCATCAAAGGAAGTGATGCTCTGTGAGTATGGAACTGGAATTCAATTTGTGCAAGAATAGAAGACTGTTCAGTATATCAACCATGCAGATGGCCTAACATTCCACTCGCAGTGATGCAAGGATGGTGTGCTTTAACACCCCAGAACAGGCACCAAGGTTTTTAATTACAAGTCAGACATTCGAACACGGTTTCTAAGTACAGATCTATTTATATTCAATGATGCAAAGTGTCTATGATATTGtgggaaaagaaatttaaatctaTTAATTCATAAGTACTGTAACAGCAATAAGAAATATTGACTGAACAACCCAGTTTGTTGTGCAAGGTTTGCCCATTGTTAGCACACACGCAGAGTAGAAAGATATCTGTGTACATAAATCCTTGTAGTAGTTGATGAACATATTCTCAAGGAGACAAAGGTTAAGATAAACAAATCACTAGACAAGCGCTAGTGTAGGAAAATTCCATGTACGCAGTCAAAGTGGACttcaaataacaaatatactaaAACATTTTGGGGGTGTTGGGCAGCGTTAAAAATGTTCACGTACTCACAATGGAGGGTGGATTAGAgaagtgtgttttttattttttttacatttcggttccttaagttttgttttcatcaaTTGAGTCCTCCACAGTACCGCCACCCTCCACAGAAACAGAAACCCAAAACACGCGTTCCTTTCTATAGTAGGTAAGATTACCAACTGAGAGGTACTAGGAATTTAAGAAACCTTTCAAAAACCGTGTCTCGTTACCTTTGCAATTCATGCCATACTTTTCAAAAACCTTGTCTTGTTACCTTTACAATGCCTATATATAGGGTTACCTCTTCAAGCATTTCCAGTCAACAAAACATACTGGTTTCTCATATAGCGAGTGACACGCATAAACATACAGATACActgagccgtgagagtataatcTGGAAATGGGAAGCCCAAGAGTGTTAGGGACTGCTTTCCTGGTCTTTCTTATTGTAGACATCGCCTTTGCTGCTAGGACACTGCAGTCAATtagtggaggtggaggtggagggcagggaggaggtggtggtggtggatctGGATCAGGACTTGGGTCAGGTTATGGTTCTGGTTCTGGATCCGGGAGCGGTGAAGGATATGGTGCTGGTGGTCGTGGAGGAGGCGGGGGCGGAGGCAGTGGcggaggtggaggtggtggcAGTGGCGGAGGCAACGGGTCAGGTTCTGGCTATGGGTCTGGTAGCGGCTCAGGCTATGGTTCTGGTAGTGggattgttaaattaattgagatcaaatagagaaaagaggctagaattctgaataatatgtatattatgaatgcttagtcttaacctaaatacaaatagagtatatataggtcaaactgaaagtactattctatccttaataaataagaccacataaatattatttaacatctcccctcaaactcacgatgcggcagctacaagcatcgagagtttgccaaccagaaaacgaaaacgagagatggaatgcgccttagtaaagaaatctgcaatctgcaaggaagaaggaacaaaaggcaaagcaatggtgccatgtttgagataatgacgagtaagatgacaatcgatctcaatgtgcttagtgcgctcatgaaaaactgagttatgagcaatctgaatagaactctggttgtcacaatacataggagtaggatgagaaaaggaaattcccatatcagcaagtaaccaacgtaaccaaacaatctctttggtagtagatgccatggcacgatattctgcttcggtggatgattgagaaacaatagattgtttcttgctcttccaagaaataagagaatcacctaaaaagatacagaacccggtaacagacttgcgatctgtgggatcactaccataatcagcatcagagtatgcacgcaactccaaggaagaggtggatgaaagtaaaagactctgaaaaactgtaccccgaagatatcgcaaaatacgaagaacagctgcccagtgaacaatagtaggagaagcaacaaactgactaacaacatgaacagcatatgcaatatctggacgagtaatggtgagatataccaaactcccaacaatagtgcggtataaagtaggatctgtcaaaggtaaaccatcagaagaagagtaccttgcgttaacctcaataggagtatctacagttttgttatcagtaagtctagcccgctcaagaatatctgcaacatatttcgactgagaaagaaggtaacctctaggtgagtatgctacctcaatacccaggaaatatcgaaggtaacccaaatccttcatttcaaatcgtctagccaactctgtcttcaaaactgaaataccatcaatatcatcaccagtaataatcatgtcatcaacatataaagacagaatgatacgacctgcatcagtgcacttaataaaaagagcagaatcatgactgctagaaacaaagccaagagacgagatcacaatagagaatttctcaaaccaagcacgaggtgcttgtttgagaccatataatgctttcttaagcttacaaacatatccagagtcatgtgaaataccaggagggggtgccatataaacttcttcttgaagatctccattcaagaatgcatttttaacatcaagctgagaaatatgccactgaCGAACCGAAGCTACGGCAATAAGAGTGCGgatagtagtcatttttgcaaccggggcaaatgtctcctcatagtccataccatactgttgagagtatccttttgcaaccagcctagctttgtatcgctcaatagacccatcagaattagtcttgatcttatacacccaacgacaaccaacaacactcttaccaggaggtagaggaaccagatcccaagtatctgtcttatgcaaagcagaaagttcctcatccatagcttgctgccaaagcggatcaagaattgcctctttataggaagagggctcaaagagacaatgaatagaagctaaaaaggaagtaaatgatgaagaataacaagaataagcaaaatctggtagttttgtggacttacgaatgcggatggactgacgtggaggtggatcaacaatctcagatgaagcttgaggggctgtagatgagaatggagcttcagatgtgctagagagtaaagtaccagtacctgcagagttatgagtacaaattgatcgaacatagggagaggtatcattactagaatcctcagaaaaaggatctatatgaataagatcagattttatcaggctatgagtagtggatggaatagaaaagaaaggtatatgctcaaggaagacaacatgacgagacacataaagtttctgagttattggatcaaaacaacgatacccctttttaccttcaccataacctagaaagacacaaatagcggATCGAGAGGATAACTTACTGCGTTCTACATGAGGACGAAGAacaaaacaagtacaaccaaaaactctaaatgaggaataatcagggacatgcccatataacttttcaaaaggagatagacccaaactatgagaagatggaattgtattaatcaaacttacagcagtaagaacagcttctccccaaaactcactaggaacaaaggcagacaacaagagagaacgagcagtttcaacaatgtgcctatgttttctttcagctacaccattttgttcaggagtatctgtacatgaagtttggtggatggttccatctaaggcaagcatttgacaaaatttattagaggtgtattccccacccaaatcacatctaaagcatttgatcacagcagaatgttgagttttgataagagctcgaaaagctgcatatatctcaaagaattcagaacgatgtttcattaaataaacccaacaataacgagtatgatcatcaataaaagagacataatatcgagaccctccttttgtggaaacaggagaaggtccccatacatcagaatgaatcaaatcaaatggtgaagatgaaacagaaatacttcgattaaaaggtaaagcagaaaattttgccaatttacatccactacaatcagaaatgtcacaagttttcaaatttcctaaagctcctgtggatgccaaaaatctcaaacgagaagatgaaacatgacctagacgggaatgccataaataaaaactagaagatgaaagactcaaacgaaaagaagacaaatcagcagtagcagcagcagcggtagcagcagcagcggtagcagcagcaactggcacttttaactcatccaaaatatatagtccattctccctacgacctgtcccaatcagcttctgagactgcagatcctgtacacaacaaaaagaaccagaaaacatgactaaataatcaccagaatcacatatttgaccaacagacgcaagattcaatttgagttttggaataagataaacattagggagagacaagtgaggtgtgacaacagaaccaacacctgctaagggcatGGGAGTGCCATCTGCAGTCATAACAGGAATGGAGGACAAAGGGGACACTgaggtaaaagatgaggaatctggagacatatgatgggaagcaccagaatccaagacccattcagagtgtgacatacctgaggaattatgaggcaactgacctatggaagaagcggacattgcttgtggctgcaaggagagaaacttctgaaattgctcagccaaagtattaggatcggtaatagagcctggggaagctaatgctgcagtattgtggtgtggtggtttataaccctgaggtggtcgatgagcattagattgtgactgactgctagacttccaagcttgattctgctgtctcaacttaggacactgagccttccaatgacctttctgcttacagaaactgcactcatcaaagccaacccttgtgtaaggcttgttctgatgattagagaatggcttagaaggtactgctagtacagaaggatttgaagcagaaagaattcccttttcagaataagactgaagacgtatttcttcagccaataactcactgacaacagagtcaacagaaggcagtggagtacgatgcagaattgaacctctaagtccttcgaaGTCACTGCGAAGCgctgttaaaaactgtaccaatcgttgctgctctttacgctcaatataggcaccacatgcctttaattctgctgattctgtaagagccaattgatcccaaagatctgtcatagcagataaaactcttgaatactcatattcttctgatgaagagctcgtatgtcattctctaattggtactgttttgcaaaatttgattgcgtgaataacctttgcagatgatcccaaacctcttttgctgtctcatacttcgccaactgcgtacctatcgaatgctcaacagaattgttgatccaagtaatgatctttgcattatttgcttcccatgtatctatcaaaacaacatccccctcctcaatattcttaggtattatataagttccactaacatacccccacatcttcttacccttaagaaaatttcgcattacatagctccaatacgaatagttcttcccatccaacctcacactcacagactgaagcgaatcatctctttcagtagccataattaacaatcacagagaaccagaatgcaaaagcagcggaaaacaaaataccaaattgcagaaactgaacagagattgcagaaactaaacaaatatcttctcaaaattaaacgattactccaaaacacaaaaccaatttgcagaaactgaacgcaaataccaaattgtaaAAGCTGAAGGgtagatgaaataccaaaataattgcagaaactgacaaaattccaaattttgcagaagcggaagacaaaatctCACTCCAAAAAATTTGCGAACTTGTGCATGGGATTAAGCCTCGTTTCATAaaaccagctctgataccatgttaaattaattgagatcaaatagagaaaagaggctagaattctgaataatatgtatattatgaatgcttagtcttaacctaaatacaaatagagtatatataggtcaaactgaaagtactattctatccttaataaataagaccacataaatattatttaacaaggTGGCGGCaaaggaggtggtggtggtggcggcagcggaggtggtggtggtggttttcgtcaaaacatcaaaaattttcaaaaaaaaaatgtcttttgctttccaaaaatttcctaaatatcttaaaaatattgttgatttttctgcatatttttatcaaagtggattaatatttggttgtatttttataccgtaagaataccaactcagtattaaaatacctgattttgcgtcaaaacataaaaaaaatacataattaaaaaaatgttttgttttaaaatacggcctagtctctccaatatatatatatataaatattacaacatcatatttttcatacaacaaagaaaatttcaaaacgatatatgtattagcatgcattttggctttaataaccagtttattcaagccatgagaactaggccaatatttcaaaaattctaaaaaaatcttttttgttttattttcagatttgggattatgaatttatatataaaaatgtttttttcctgatattaaaatatggttttttgtcatagacattagaacggttaagttttacccgataagataaggacctccttattgaggaggacttttcttgaaccatagaagggccaataactagaaaacacaacgagaccttgaattttatca is a window of Populus nigra chromosome 10, ddPopNigr1.1, whole genome shotgun sequence DNA encoding:
- the LOC133705785 gene encoding putative glycine-rich cell wall structural protein 1 → MGSPRVLGTAFLVFLIVDIAFAARTLQSISGGGGGGQGGGGGGGSGSGLGSGYGSGSGSGSGEGYGAGGRGGGGGGGSGGGGGGGSGGGNGSGSGYGSGSGSGYGSGSGIVTEFTFQEVTAGLDSIAETITMNDDPNADAIMSSRIRPGIARRDLREDDIRVYELYTDSLIINKNQREGE